Proteins encoded within one genomic window of Candidatus Rokuibacteriota bacterium:
- the fusA gene encoding elongation factor G has protein sequence MEAQYPLEKTRNIGIMAHIDAGKTTTTERVLYYTGRSYKIGEVHEGTATMDWMVQEQERGITITSAATTSFWRDCRINIIDTPGHVDFTMEVERSLRVLDGAIAILDAVSGVEPQTETVWRQADKYEVPRIVYVNKMDRVGADYFRCLAMLKDRLGAHAVPIQIPVGREDNFRGMVNLIEQVAYLWSDGEDLGQTFDTVDIPADVKEQAAEYREKMIEALAEVDDHLMEKYLAGEKVSPEEIKAAVRAGTISMKLFPVICGASFKNKGVQPMLDAVVDYLPSPLDIPPLDGINPETQLHETRAADSKAPFSALAFKIMNDPFVGQLTFVRVYSGTLESGTGVYNSTRDKKERIGRLVRMHANKREEIESISAGDIAAVPGLKDTRTGDTLCDPNKLIVLESMDFPAPVIAVAIEPKTKADDEKLGQSLARLAMEDPTFKVNVDPETNQTLIHGMGELHLEIIVDRLLREFKVDANVGKPQVAYRETVRQKAEAQGRFVRQTGGRGQYGDVWLEVEPSEPGEGVVFENKLKGPAIPREYVPAVEKGIREAAETGVLAGYPVVDIKVSLTDGSYHDVDSNEMAFKIAASMGFKEGCRKAKPVLLEPVMDVEVVAPSEYQGAVVGDLNSRRGRIVSMDSRGNAHVIRANVPLGQMFGYATDVRSMTQGRATYTMQFARYEEVPRSIAEEIMAKVAGKGAPRAGSR, from the coding sequence TCGATGCCGGCAAGACCACCACCACGGAACGGGTGCTCTACTACACCGGCCGGTCCTACAAGATCGGCGAGGTGCACGAGGGCACGGCGACCATGGATTGGATGGTCCAGGAGCAGGAGCGCGGGATCACCATCACGTCCGCCGCGACCACCTCCTTCTGGCGGGACTGCCGGATCAACATCATCGACACGCCGGGCCACGTGGACTTCACGATGGAGGTCGAGCGCTCCCTGCGGGTCCTCGACGGCGCCATCGCCATCCTGGACGCCGTGTCGGGTGTCGAGCCCCAGACCGAGACCGTGTGGCGGCAGGCGGACAAGTACGAGGTGCCGCGCATCGTCTACGTCAACAAGATGGACCGCGTCGGCGCCGACTATTTCCGCTGTCTCGCCATGCTGAAGGACCGCCTGGGCGCCCACGCGGTGCCGATCCAGATCCCGGTCGGCCGTGAGGACAATTTCCGCGGCATGGTCAATCTGATCGAGCAGGTCGCCTACCTCTGGTCCGACGGCGAGGACCTCGGGCAGACCTTCGATACCGTGGACATCCCCGCGGACGTGAAGGAGCAGGCCGCCGAGTACCGGGAGAAGATGATCGAGGCGCTGGCCGAGGTGGACGACCACCTGATGGAGAAGTATCTCGCCGGCGAGAAGGTCAGCCCGGAGGAGATCAAGGCCGCCGTGCGGGCGGGCACGATCTCGATGAAGCTCTTCCCGGTGATCTGCGGCGCCTCGTTCAAGAACAAGGGCGTCCAGCCCATGCTCGACGCCGTCGTCGACTACCTGCCGTCGCCGCTCGACATCCCGCCGCTGGACGGCATCAACCCGGAGACGCAGCTGCACGAGACGCGCGCGGCCGACAGCAAGGCGCCGTTCTCCGCCCTGGCCTTCAAGATCATGAACGATCCGTTCGTGGGCCAGCTGACCTTCGTCCGGGTGTACTCCGGGACGCTCGAGTCCGGCACCGGCGTCTACAACTCGACCCGCGACAAGAAGGAGCGCATCGGCCGCCTCGTGCGGATGCACGCCAACAAGCGCGAGGAGATCGAGTCGATCTCGGCCGGGGACATCGCCGCCGTGCCCGGGCTCAAGGACACGCGCACGGGCGACACGCTGTGCGACCCCAACAAGCTCATCGTGCTGGAGTCGATGGACTTCCCCGCGCCGGTCATCGCCGTGGCGATCGAGCCCAAGACCAAAGCCGACGACGAAAAGCTCGGCCAGTCGCTTGCCCGCCTCGCCATGGAGGATCCGACCTTCAAGGTCAACGTGGACCCCGAGACGAACCAGACGCTGATCCACGGGATGGGCGAGCTGCACCTCGAGATCATCGTCGACAGGCTGCTGCGCGAGTTCAAGGTCGACGCCAATGTGGGCAAGCCGCAGGTCGCCTACCGCGAGACCGTCCGCCAGAAAGCCGAAGCGCAGGGGCGCTTCGTCCGGCAGACGGGCGGCCGCGGCCAGTACGGCGACGTCTGGCTCGAGGTCGAGCCCTCCGAGCCGGGTGAAGGCGTCGTCTTCGAGAACAAGCTCAAGGGCCCCGCCATCCCGCGCGAGTACGTGCCCGCGGTCGAGAAGGGCATCAGGGAAGCGGCCGAAACAGGTGTGCTCGCCGGCTACCCCGTGGTCGACATCAAGGTGTCGCTGACCGACGGCAGCTACCACGACGTCGACTCGAACGAGATGGCCTTCAAGATCGCCGCGTCCATGGGCTTCAAGGAGGGCTGCCGCAAGGCCAAGCCCGTGCTGCTCGAGCCCGTGATGGACGTCGAGGTCGTCGCGCCCTCGGAGTACCAGGGCGCCGTCGTCGGCGACCTCAACAGCCGCCGCGGGCGCATCGTCAGCATGGACAGCCGGGGCAACGCTCACGTCATCCGCGCCAACGTCCCGCTTGGCCAGATGTTCGGATACGCCACCGACGTCCGCTCCATGACACAGGGGCGGGCTACCTACACCATGCAGTTCGCCCGCTACGAGGAAGTCCCCCGGAGCATCGCCGAAGAGATCATGGCGAAGGTTGCCGGCAAGGGCGCTCCTCGGGCCGGTTCCCGCTAG
- a CDS encoding GTP-binding protein → MAKAKFDRSKPHVNIGTIGHIDHGKTTLTSAITKVLHTKFTGVAVRD, encoded by the coding sequence ATGGCCAAGGCGAAATTCGATCGGTCGAAGCCGCACGTGAACATTGGGACGATTGGGCACATCGATCACGGCAAGACGACGCTGACGTCCGCGATCACGAAGGTGCTGCACACGAAGTTCACGGGGGTGGCGGTGCGGGAC